From the Betaproteobacteria bacterium genome, the window CAGTGTAGTGAAAGTAGAAGTCAAACTTGTCAACGCAAATCTCGCACACGCACGTGGTGGTGAGGTTGTGCTTTATAGGCGACCAGACAGCCAGCGTTGGCAAGCACGTTTCAAATTAAAAGACATGCAGTGGCGTAGAACAGCAACCAAACACATCAACTTGCAGTATGCAGCGCAGACAGCTTGTGAAGCCTATGACAGGTCAACGCAGCGCCTTCTTGCCGCCCAACATGTAATCAACAGAAAACGTCCGTGTTATAACACGGACAGTTTCCGTCTATCACGCAGGTCCAAATCCCTTGTTGCATCGAAAAAACCTCCTCTTTGAGCACAAAGGCTATTACTCAATCAAGGACTTGCCAATCAATCCGCGGAAAACTCCGACTGAAGGAGTGTGCCCCATATTGCTGTATAGACGGACAGTTTCCGTGTTTTTTTGGCGCTCGCGTAACGCGAGCCAACCAGGCGCTATTTGAGGTGCGGCACCACGTCTTTGATGTCCGCGTTGCCGCCGGAGATCAAAATGCCCACCTTCGATCCTTGCGGAACCGGAAATTTTTTCTCGAATAGTCCAGCGATGCCTAATGCACCCGTGGGTTCCACCACGATTTTCATGCGCTCCCATAGATATAGCATCGCGGGCAGGAGTTCTTCGTCGGTCACGGTGACCATGCCGTGAACGTGGCGCATCACCAAGGGGAAGGTAATTTCTCCCAGGGAGGGTGTGCGAGCACCGTCGGCGATGGTTTCCGGGTTGTGGCAGGTTTGCAGGGTTTTGGTCTTGAAGGAGCGCGTGGCATCGTCGCCGGCGGCGGGCTCCACGCCGATCACATTGCAGCGCGGACTCAACGCCGAGGTCGCAATTGCGCATCCCGAGATGAGTCCGCCGCCGCCCACGGGGACGAAGAAATAGTCCAGATCGCCTACTTCCTCGAACAATTCCTTGGCGGCGGTGCCTTGCCCCGCTACCACATGGGGATGATCGTAGGGCGGAATCACGGCCAGGCCGCGCTCGCCGGCCAACTGGTTGGCGAGCGCCTCGCGGGTGGTTTCGTGTTTGTCGTACAAGACGATCTCAGCTCCGTAACCGCGGGTTGCTTCCACTTTGACTTGGGGCGCGTCCTTGGGCATCACGATCACGGCCTGGCTACGGAGTTGCGCCGCCGAGAGGGCAACCGCCTGCGCGTGGTTGCCCGAGGAGTAGGTGATGACGCCGCGGCGCAACTGCTCGGGAGCGAGTTGCGATATCGCATTGTAGGCCCCCCGGAACTTGAAGGCGCCGATGCGCTGGAAGTTTTCGCACTTGAAGAAAACCTTGCAGCCAGTGCGCTCATCCACTTGCCTCGAGGTGAGAACGGGCGTGCGCCGGGCGCGGTCTTTAAGCCGGACGGCCGCGGCGGCCACGTCCGAATAGACGGGCAAATTGGAGGCGGGCTTCATCGCTTACGGCAGGGCACTTGCTGTTGGCATAATGCTTGAGTCTACTCCAGGGTTTTAATTACCGGCGGGAAAGTCAATGGAAGTCGCTTTGCTCTTTGGTCTTATTCTCCTAAATGGCCTTTTCGCCATGTCGGAGATTGCATTGGTCACCGCGCGCAAGCCGCGGTTGCAGAAGCTCGTGGACGAAGGCGACAGCGCGGCGGCGGCTGCGATCGAACTGGGGGAGCACCCCACCAAATTTCTGTCGACCATCCAGATTGGCATCACCTCCATCGGCATCCTCAACGGGATCGTCGGCGAGGCGGCTTTCGCCGAACCTCTGGGAAATTGGGTGCAGGAGATGGGCGTGGACGGGGGGCTCTCGCACGTGCTGGCCACGGCGCTGGTGGTGGTGGTAGTGACCTATTTCAGCATTGTGTTGGGGGAACTCGTGCCTAAGCGCCTGGGCCAGATGAACCCCGAGCCCATTGCCCGCATCGTCGCCCGCCCCATGCTGGCGCTCGCCGCCGCCACGCGTTTCTTCGTCAAGATTCTTTCCGCATCGACGGACTTGATCTTGAAAACCATCGGCGCGCGCAGCACCACCAGCCAAGGTGTGACGGAAGAAGAAATCGAAGCGATGCTGGAGGAAGGTTCGGAATCGGGCGCGATCGAGCACCACGAACACGCCATGGTACGCAACGTATTTCGCTTGGATGACCGGCAGATTGCCTCCCTGATGATTCCCCGCGGCGACATCGTCTATCTGGATGTGGAAGAGCCCATGGAGGAGAACCTGACGCGTATCGAGAATTCGGAGCATTCGCGCTTTCCCGTGGTGAAAGGCGATTTGCAGGAAATCATAGGCGTGCTCAACTCGCGCCACCTGCTTTCGAAATCCTTGCGCGGGGACAAACTCGACTTGAGGGTGAACCTGCAACCCCCCGTCTACGTGCCCGAGAGTTTGACCGGGATGGAATTGCTGGAGAACTTCAAGGCCTCGGGCGTGCAATTGGCCTTCGTGATCGATGAATACGGGGAGTTGCTGGGCATGGTCACGCTACAAAACGTGATGGAAGCCATCACGGGAGAGTTCAAGCCGCGCCATGCCGAAGACACCTGGGGCGTGCGGCGCGAGGATGGATCCTGGTTGTTGGACGGCATCATTCCGATTCCGGAATTGAAAGACCGCCTCGAGATCCGCACCGTGCCGGAGGAGGACCGTGAGCGCTATCACACCTTGAGCGGCATGATGATGTTGCTGCTTGGGCGCTTGCCGCGCGTGGGCGATAAGGTCAATTGGGAGAGCTGGAGCTTCGAGATCGTGGACATGGACGACAAGCGCATCGACAAGGTGCTCGCGGCGCAGTTGCCAGTGCCGCCGGATGACTAGCCCTGGTTCAAGTGCCTTCGAGCGAACCAAGCCAGGCCGCACGCCGTTTGGCAACGCTAGGTGGTGATTTGGCGATGATGAGATAACTCGTATCCAACGGCGCGGCGAGGACGGGAAGCGTCGCGCTACATAACTCGTCACGGCGAAAGTAGTGGAGCGCGGCACTACCACCCATGGGGTGAGTGGAAAGGCGCTGGTCGAGGTTCTTGGCGTTCACCCGCAGGCCATCGATCGCCACGATTACGTCGCCCGCCGACAAGCCTGCTCGCTGCGCGGCGCCGCCGTCCAATACGTGTGTGAGTTTCACGCCGGCCGCATCCTCCGTGGTGCGCGCGCCCAGCACGGCGCGGGGCTTCGTATCCGTGCCCGCCATTCCGCCCTTGTCCGTGGCGCCGGTTGAGGCTCTGACATGTAGCTCTATTCCCGCGTACGCAAGCGCGGTCTTGAGCGGTAATTCACCGGTGGAGCGCAGTGCGCGGTCGAAGAAACCCTTCAATCGTAGCCCGCTCAGTTCCTCCGCGAGGCGCTCGATGCCATCTTCTGGAATTCCAGCGCCGGTGCGGCCGTGGCGTTCCCACAGGGCACGCATCACGTCATCGAGGGACTTGCGACCCTTTGTCTGCTCTCGAATGAGGAGATCGAGGCACAGCGCGACGAGGCTGCCTTTCAAGTAGTAACTCACCAACGCGTTGGGCGAGTTTTCGTCCTGGCGGTAATACTTGATCCAGGCATCCCAACTAGCATCGGCGACGGTCTGCTTGAGGCGGCCCAGGGTGCGCAGATGATTGGTGATGGCGCGCCCGAGCAACTCGGTATACGCGGCGTGCGAAATCAAACCGCAGCGCACCAAGGCAAGATCGTCGTAATAAGAGGTGATGCCCTCCATGGCCCATAACAGGCTGGTGTAGTTCTCCCGCTCCAAGTCATAGGGAACGAAGGCCGCCGGTTTGATGCGCTTCACGTTCCAGGTGTGGAAGTATTCGTGGCTGCATAGGCCCAGGAAGCCACGGTATCCATCGGTGATTTCCTTCGTGCCCGCTTGCGGAAGATCGTCGCGCGAGCACAGCAACGCGGTGGAGGCGCGGTGCTCCAAGCCGGCGTAACCCTCGCCCAAGGCCGTGACAAGAAATACGTAGCGATCCATGGGGGCTGGGCGGCCAAAAAATTCGATGTGCCATTCGCACAGGCGTTTGAGATCCTTGCACAGGCGGGCCAGATCCGCGCCATGGCGCCCTGTGATCGCAATGTCGTGGGGCACCACCGCTGCCTTGAATCTGGCGAGCGTGAAGGTACCAATTTCCACCGGATGATCGGTCAGCTCGTCGTAATCCTTCGCCACATAGGTGCCGAAGCCGTAGGGCTTGGCGTATCCCCGCCGCATGGCGGTGGCCACTTGCCAGCGCCGGTAGCGGGCTCCTCGCGCAGGCCGAATATCCACTTCGCACGGGAGATGCTCCTGGCCCAGGACACGCAAGAACACCGAGGTACCGTTGAAGAAGGCATGCGTGGTATCCAAGTGCGCGCCCCGCACGGACAGATCGTGGCCATACACTTCCATCACCACCGTGACGGGGGTAGTTGTGGGAGCGCATTGCCAAGTTTGCTTATCGAGTTTGGTGATGCGTAGAGATTTGCCCCGGCTCGTTGCACGGATGCTGGTCACGTTGCGCGCAAACTCCCGGATCAAATAGCTACCTGGAATCCATGCGGGGAGGGTGAAGCGCTGCCCGGCGGGATCGGGATCCACCACCACACAAGTCACTTCGAAGAGGTGGGCTTCGGGGTGTTTGGGAATGATAGTGTAGCGGATGGGAGGTGGGGTCATGTTGTTCTTGGTCACTTTCAAACTGGCTTTGATTTTACGCATGAACCTATAATGCTTCCTTGCAGGCCACCAAGGAGCCAACGATGAATTCGAATACAGGCCGTGACCGCGCGAATGTTGATCTAGGCGAGGTTTCTCGTTTGGTGGAAACTCTGGCCGAAGATCTTGCCAAAGTTCGCGAAGGTTCAGCCGACCTAGATACCTTGAGATCCGAGGTGGAGCAATTGCGCACCGCGCTGCAAGCCACGGAAGGCGATCACGCCGGTGTCCATGCGGGGCTCTCCGGCATCCGCTCGGTACTAGGCCGCATCGAAGACGAAGTGTTGGGAGATGCCCTCACGGCGAGCGACTACATCGCACGTATCGGGCGCATGCTGGGAATGTAGCGATGACGCCGGAGGAAATCCGGTCCTATGCCGGCCTAGCCTTATTTTCCATGTTTACCCTCGCTTCGATTGCGGCGGAGCCGGCGAGCCACTCGGAACCTATGCAAGACTCTGGCGTCCATGCCACGAACGGGTTCAGTTTGCGGGCGGCTCGCCGGGATCGAGCAAGTACAGCACGCTGGCCACGGCGCGTGTATGACTATGCGGCGCGCAGTAATCTCCCGTGCGGTAGACGCTGGCCCAAGAGTCATCCACCGCCGCCGTGGCGGATTGGTGGACGAGCTTGAACAAGGCTATCGCACGCGCATGGACGAGATCGGCTTCCACGCAACTCCAGCGCGCGGGGTGGCGGACTTTCACGCCACAGCCAGCCTTGAAGATCGTGTCGCGAAATTCCGAGCCCTGTTAGAGCTGGAGAATGCGATCGCGTAAGCGGCCGTGGTAGATATCTCGGTCGGAAAAATCGGTGATGATGACCGAGGGCTCGTCAAGTCTTTCCACGCGCTGAGTATCGGGCCAGATTTTGACTTTGCGGGCGCCAAAGTGGAAGAGATCCTTGGACATGGGCACTACTTGATATGCTCTTCCGCATACAACGAGAGTTCGATCAAGCGGTCTAGCAGTTGTTCGGGCGGGAGGCCAGGAAAATTCCTGCGCACGAGTTCCTTGGCGTAGAGACGAATGAGGTAGCGCAACTTGGTGGTGCGCACGCGCGAGGAGAAGACAAAATCGCGGTGGCCGCTGTTGATGACGATCACGTTCTGGACGGTGTCGTGGCGCGAGCGCCATAGCTTGCCGGGCGCGTGTTCGAGGGTGTAGTTGGGTAATCCTTGCGCGTTTGCCGAGCGCTCCTTGCTCTCGGGCAGCAGGCTGTCTGTCACGGTGACTATTGCCTCGGACTCGCACAACGTGTTCCCTTGGCGCGCGCTCAGCGCGAGGCGCACCAAGCAAGGTTGGGTAGGCGCGCTGAAGGTGACGTACTCCGATTCGGTGTTTTCCAAGGTTACTTCTCCATCGGCGATGCGCCAGGAGAAGGTCACGCCTTGATCGATCACGCGCCGGCTCATGTCGCGGGGGACGGCTCTCAGGGTACGCGAGGTACCCACCGCCAGAGTGCAACTGGCCGGCGCGATTTTCACGCTATAGAGAGGGCCCGCGAATTCGAAGAACTGGCGTTGCGCGGGTTCTTCATTTTCCCCGGCGTCCACCGCCACGCCTTGCAGCGCTAATTCCTCGCCCGGCCCCTCCGGGTGCGGGGCGCCGGTGCCGCGCTGGCGCACGTTGATGCCGAAGAACTCGTACTCTTCCACCGGCAAGCTGAACATGGCCTCGCGGAAGGCGCGTTGGATGGAGCGTAATGTGTCCTTGCTGCTGCGCTCTTCTTCGGCCCGTTTTTGCGCGTCGATGAGTTCCAAGAGATGTTGTTCAAGCGGGACCAGGGCCTCGCTCAGGGCTTCCAGCGCGGCGTCGTGGATCACGCCGGTTCTCGTGGCCGGCGTGAGGTTCAGGAAGGGCGCCTCCACCATCCCTTGCAGATAACCAT encodes:
- a CDS encoding threo-3-hydroxy-L-aspartate ammonia-lyase, encoding MKPASNLPVYSDVAAAAVRLKDRARRTPVLTSRQVDERTGCKVFFKCENFQRIGAFKFRGAYNAISQLAPEQLRRGVITYSSGNHAQAVALSAAQLRSQAVIVMPKDAPQVKVEATRGYGAEIVLYDKHETTREALANQLAGERGLAVIPPYDHPHVVAGQGTAAKELFEEVGDLDYFFVPVGGGGLISGCAIATSALSPRCNVIGVEPAAGDDATRSFKTKTLQTCHNPETIADGARTPSLGEITFPLVMRHVHGMVTVTDEELLPAMLYLWERMKIVVEPTGALGIAGLFEKKFPVPQGSKVGILISGGNADIKDVVPHLK
- a CDS encoding HlyC/CorC family transporter translates to MEVALLFGLILLNGLFAMSEIALVTARKPRLQKLVDEGDSAAAAAIELGEHPTKFLSTIQIGITSIGILNGIVGEAAFAEPLGNWVQEMGVDGGLSHVLATALVVVVVTYFSIVLGELVPKRLGQMNPEPIARIVARPMLALAAATRFFVKILSASTDLILKTIGARSTTSQGVTEEEIEAMLEEGSESGAIEHHEHAMVRNVFRLDDRQIASLMIPRGDIVYLDVEEPMEENLTRIENSEHSRFPVVKGDLQEIIGVLNSRHLLSKSLRGDKLDLRVNLQPPVYVPESLTGMELLENFKASGVQLAFVIDEYGELLGMVTLQNVMEAITGEFKPRHAEDTWGVRREDGSWLLDGIIPIPELKDRLEIRTVPEEDRERYHTLSGMMMLLLGRLPRVGDKVNWESWSFEIVDMDDKRIDKVLAAQLPVPPDD
- a CDS encoding M61 family peptidase; this translates as MTPPPIRYTIIPKHPEAHLFEVTCVVVDPDPAGQRFTLPAWIPGSYLIREFARNVTSIRATSRGKSLRITKLDKQTWQCAPTTTPVTVVMEVYGHDLSVRGAHLDTTHAFFNGTSVFLRVLGQEHLPCEVDIRPARGARYRRWQVATAMRRGYAKPYGFGTYVAKDYDELTDHPVEIGTFTLARFKAAVVPHDIAITGRHGADLARLCKDLKRLCEWHIEFFGRPAPMDRYVFLVTALGEGYAGLEHRASTALLCSRDDLPQAGTKEITDGYRGFLGLCSHEYFHTWNVKRIKPAAFVPYDLERENYTSLLWAMEGITSYYDDLALVRCGLISHAAYTELLGRAITNHLRTLGRLKQTVADASWDAWIKYYRQDENSPNALVSYYLKGSLVALCLDLLIREQTKGRKSLDDVMRALWERHGRTGAGIPEDGIERLAEELSGLRLKGFFDRALRSTGELPLKTALAYAGIELHVRASTGATDKGGMAGTDTKPRAVLGARTTEDAAGVKLTHVLDGGAAQRAGLSAGDVIVAIDGLRVNAKNLDQRLSTHPMGGSAALHYFRRDELCSATLPVLAAPLDTSYLIIAKSPPSVAKRRAAWLGSLEGT